In a genomic window of Flavobacteriales bacterium:
- a CDS encoding DUF58 domain-containing protein: protein MTRQLRSIFLTRRFFGIGWALVLLFVLGWAWDPLLVTAKLCALAFTLALVAELFLLFGPRSGLHGARRTYDRWSNGDQNPVTIELESGYGIAMRLRVMDELPHQFQKRDLVFQGGIGAWAKREFIYHVRPVQRGLYRYGAINVLVSSVLGLMERRFVLDADKEVAVYPSYLQLRKYELLAISNRLTLAGIKRIRRVAHQSEFERIKEYVPGDDRRTVNWKASARRGRLMVNQYQDEKAQQVFSLIDTGRVMKMPFEGLSLLDYAINAALVISSIAMRKEDRAGLLTFSSTPHDFVRASRQRGHMQHILQALYAQGTDYKETDFEALYMAVRRELHQRSLLLLFTNYGSVQAMHRQLPYLQRLARQHLVVPIFFLNTELDEDLRHLPTDTEQVYVRAIAEKMAHEKRLIARELERHGLPAILCRPQDLTVSVINRYLEIKARGLL, encoded by the coding sequence ATGACCCGTCAGCTGCGCAGCATCTTCCTCACCCGCCGCTTCTTCGGGATCGGCTGGGCCCTGGTGCTGCTCTTCGTGCTGGGCTGGGCGTGGGATCCACTGCTGGTGACAGCGAAGCTCTGTGCGCTGGCCTTCACGCTCGCGCTGGTTGCCGAGCTCTTCCTCCTCTTCGGCCCGCGCTCCGGCCTGCACGGTGCGCGACGGACGTACGACCGCTGGAGCAACGGCGACCAGAACCCGGTGACCATCGAGCTCGAGAGCGGTTACGGCATAGCCATGAGGCTGCGCGTGATGGACGAGCTCCCGCACCAGTTCCAGAAGCGCGACCTGGTGTTCCAGGGCGGCATCGGCGCGTGGGCGAAGCGGGAGTTCATTTACCATGTGCGGCCCGTGCAGCGGGGCTTGTACCGCTACGGCGCCATCAACGTCCTGGTGAGCAGCGTGCTCGGGCTGATGGAGCGGCGATTCGTGCTCGATGCGGATAAGGAAGTGGCCGTCTACCCGAGCTACCTGCAGCTGCGCAAGTACGAACTGCTCGCGATCAGCAACCGGCTCACGCTCGCGGGCATCAAGCGCATCCGCCGCGTGGCCCACCAGAGCGAATTCGAGCGGATCAAGGAATACGTGCCGGGCGACGACCGACGCACCGTGAACTGGAAGGCCAGCGCGCGCCGCGGCCGATTGATGGTGAACCAGTACCAGGACGAGAAGGCGCAACAGGTCTTCTCGCTGATCGACACCGGCCGGGTGATGAAGATGCCCTTCGAGGGCCTGAGCCTGCTCGACTACGCGATCAATGCCGCACTGGTGATCAGCAGCATCGCCATGCGAAAGGAGGACCGCGCCGGGCTGCTCACCTTCAGCAGCACCCCGCACGATTTCGTGCGCGCCAGCCGGCAGCGCGGCCATATGCAGCACATCCTCCAAGCGCTCTACGCCCAGGGCACCGACTACAAGGAGACCGACTTCGAAGCGCTCTACATGGCCGTGCGCCGCGAGCTGCACCAGCGCAGCCTGCTGCTGCTCTTCACCAACTACGGGAGCGTGCAGGCCATGCACCGCCAGCTGCCCTACCTGCAGCGGCTGGCGCGCCAGCACCTGGTGGTGCCCATCTTCTTCCTCAACACCGAGCTCGATGAGGACCTGCGCCACCTGCCCACCGACACGGAGCAGGTCTACGTGCGCGCCATCGCTGAGAAGATGGCCCATGAGAAGCGCCTCATCGCGCGCGAGCTCGAGCGACACGGCCTGCCCGCCATCCTCTGCCGACCGCAGGACCTCACGGTGAGCGTGATCAACCGGTACCTGGAAATAAAGGCGAGGGGACTGCTGTAG
- a CDS encoding MoxR family ATPase, with product MPPAAPGHIPPPSDAAPDHGGFVPHVPLTELQLATERLRQEVRKVIVGQEEVVELLLVALLSDGHVLIEGAPGLAKTLMAKLLARCVRTGFSRVQFTPDLMPSDLIGTSVFDPRTTAFEFRPGPIFSNIVLVDEINRAPAKTQSALFEAMEERQVTVDGRTYPLAPPFMVVATQNPIEQEGTYRLPEAQLDRFLFKLNVGYPTVEDETAILMRAQQGRELLSADAIIPVIGPEELERARWLTRQVRCEEKLLRYIAAIVDRTRHDGSLMLGASPRASLAILSASRSSAAVAGRDFVTPEDVQAMAPHVLRHRVQLTPEREMEGLSPDQVVQQLVKQIEVPR from the coding sequence ATGCCGCCCGCGGCCCCCGGCCACATCCCTCCCCCAAGCGACGCCGCGCCGGACCACGGCGGCTTCGTGCCGCATGTGCCGCTCACCGAATTGCAGCTCGCTACCGAACGCTTGCGCCAGGAGGTGCGCAAGGTGATCGTGGGCCAGGAAGAAGTCGTCGAACTGCTGCTGGTCGCGCTGCTCAGCGATGGCCATGTGCTCATCGAGGGCGCGCCAGGACTGGCCAAGACGCTCATGGCGAAGCTGCTCGCTCGCTGCGTGCGCACCGGTTTCTCGCGCGTGCAGTTCACCCCGGACCTCATGCCCAGCGACCTGATCGGCACCAGCGTATTCGACCCGCGCACCACCGCTTTCGAGTTCCGTCCAGGCCCCATCTTCAGCAACATCGTGCTCGTGGATGAGATCAATCGCGCGCCTGCCAAGACGCAGAGCGCGCTCTTCGAGGCGATGGAGGAACGCCAGGTCACCGTGGATGGCCGCACCTATCCATTGGCACCGCCCTTCATGGTAGTGGCCACGCAGAACCCCATCGAGCAGGAAGGCACCTACCGCTTGCCGGAAGCGCAGCTCGACCGCTTCCTCTTCAAGCTGAATGTCGGCTATCCGACGGTGGAGGATGAGACCGCGATCCTGATGCGCGCACAGCAGGGCCGTGAGCTGCTCAGCGCCGATGCCATCATCCCGGTGATCGGCCCCGAGGAACTGGAGCGTGCACGCTGGCTCACGCGCCAGGTGCGATGCGAGGAGAAGCTCTTGCGCTACATCGCCGCCATCGTCGACCGCACGCGCCACGATGGCTCCTTGATGCTCGGCGCATCGCCGCGCGCATCGCTCGCCATCCTCAGTGCCTCGCGCTCCAGCGCTGCCGTCGCCGGCCGCGATTTCGTTACCCCCGAAGATGTGCAGGCCATGGCCCCCCATGTGCTCCGTCACCGCGTGCAGCTCACGCCCGAGCGCGAGATGGAAGGGCTCAGCCCTGACCAGGTGGTGCAGCAGCTCGTGAAGCAGATCGAAGTGCCGCGCTGA
- a CDS encoding DUF4129 domain-containing protein, whose protein sequence is MGRLLLLFALLLAAAPAFTSAPSDSLAPDERPSVRAFNSDRIDQLRADLDYDRDLRRAPSLWDRFKQWLFYWLQRILGSRAGGFVVDNLIYLISFLAILLAIVVLSRNGLRNIFHGAPRSVGQVITAEEDIRAMDIPSLIAQAEAAGDWRGAIRLHYLLVLRKLVDQGLLSWSPERTDRDYMRQLKDPAMRARFTNAALIFQWVWYGHAEVDRARYSSFQRPFLEFEQAPAR, encoded by the coding sequence ATGGGAAGGCTTCTGCTGCTCTTCGCGCTCTTGCTGGCGGCTGCTCCGGCCTTCACCAGCGCGCCTTCCGACAGCCTCGCCCCCGATGAGCGCCCTTCCGTGCGCGCGTTCAATTCAGACCGCATCGACCAGTTGCGCGCCGACCTCGACTACGACAGGGACCTGCGCCGGGCACCGAGCCTGTGGGACCGCTTCAAGCAATGGCTCTTCTATTGGCTGCAGCGCATCCTCGGCTCGCGCGCCGGGGGCTTCGTGGTGGACAACCTCATCTACCTCATCAGCTTCCTCGCGATCCTGCTCGCCATCGTGGTGCTGAGCCGCAACGGCCTGCGCAACATCTTCCATGGCGCACCGCGCAGCGTGGGGCAAGTGATCACGGCCGAAGAGGATATCCGCGCCATGGATATCCCATCGCTCATCGCGCAGGCCGAAGCCGCAGGCGACTGGCGCGGCGCCATCCGATTGCACTACCTGCTCGTGCTGCGCAAACTGGTGGACCAAGGGCTGCTCTCCTGGAGCCCTGAGCGCACCGACCGCGACTACATGCGGCAATTGAAGGACCCTGCGATGCGCGCGCGCTTCACGAATGCCGCGCTCATCTTCCAATGGGTCTGGTACGGCCACGCCGAAGTGGACCGCGCGCGCTACTCCTCGTTCCAGCGCCCCTTCCTTGAATTCGAGCAAGCCCCGGCGCGATGA
- a CDS encoding stage II sporulation protein M, giving the protein MREAAFIKRNQAKWQRLERSVEGLAQLSGDEASALYIELNDDLSYARTFYPRSAVVGYLNGLALRLHHHIYRNKRVPRGRFITFWTEEVPLAVYAARRDLLLSFAVFAVAVLIGAVSTAHDETFPRLILGDYYVDMTLDNIRQGRPMHVYADEDGTFMFLRITINNIKVALTAFVAGIFLSIGAIYILVRNGIMVGAFQWFFHEQGVLRESVLTIWVHGTLEISAIVIAGGAGLCIGNAWLFPGTYSRGESFRRGAKTGLKVVLGLVPVFILAGFLESFVTRHALTLRPWVASTIILGSLAWVIWYFIILPYHAHRRTRSAAQSA; this is encoded by the coding sequence ATGCGCGAAGCAGCCTTCATCAAGCGCAACCAAGCGAAGTGGCAGCGCCTAGAGCGGAGCGTGGAAGGCCTTGCGCAGCTCAGCGGCGATGAGGCCAGCGCCCTCTACATCGAGCTGAACGACGACCTGAGCTACGCGCGCACCTTCTATCCGCGCAGCGCCGTGGTGGGCTACCTCAACGGCCTCGCCTTGCGCCTGCACCACCATATCTACCGCAACAAGCGTGTTCCGCGCGGGCGCTTCATCACCTTCTGGACGGAAGAGGTGCCCTTGGCCGTTTACGCCGCGCGGCGCGATCTGCTGCTCTCCTTCGCGGTGTTCGCCGTGGCAGTGCTGATCGGAGCCGTGAGCACGGCGCACGATGAGACCTTCCCACGCCTGATCCTGGGCGACTATTATGTTGACATGACCCTTGACAACATCCGCCAGGGCCGCCCCATGCATGTGTACGCCGATGAGGATGGGACCTTCATGTTCCTGCGCATCACCATCAACAACATCAAGGTGGCGCTCACAGCTTTCGTGGCGGGCATCTTCCTTAGCATCGGCGCCATCTACATCCTGGTGCGCAATGGCATCATGGTCGGCGCATTCCAGTGGTTCTTCCACGAGCAAGGGGTGCTGCGTGAGAGCGTGCTCACCATCTGGGTGCATGGCACCTTGGAGATCTCGGCCATCGTCATCGCGGGCGGCGCTGGGCTGTGCATCGGCAATGCATGGCTCTTCCCGGGCACCTACTCGCGAGGTGAGAGCTTCAGGCGCGGCGCCAAGACAGGCCTGAAAGTGGTGCTGGGGCTGGTGCCTGTCTTCATCCTGGCCGGATTCCTCGAGAGCTTCGTCACCCGTCACGCGCTCACGCTAAGGCCTTGGGTGGCCAGCACCATCATACTCGGATCACTCGCTTGGGTGATCTGGTACTTCATCATCCTCCCCTACCATGCACACCGACGAACCCGTTCAGCTGCGCAAAGCGCGTGA
- the ychF gene encoding redox-regulated ATPase YchF, with protein MKCGIVGLPNVGKSTLFNCLSNAKAQAANFPFCTIEPNVGTITVPDARLSKLAELVKPQRVVPTTVEIVDIAGLVKGASKGEGLGNQFLGNIRECDAILHVLRCFDDPNVVHVDGSVDPVRDKEVIDIELQLKDLETVEARIKKVEKQASIGEKEAKRRFDLLTRIRTALLKGESARTAITANDDPALLNEFQLLTAKPVMYVCNVDEKSAVKGNEHVERVRAAVAGENAEVIFVTAAIEAEIASLETPEEREMFLKDIGLEEPGVNKLIHAAYHLLKLQTYFTAGVQEVRAWTIHQGDTGPQAAGVIHSDFEKGYIRAEVIGYDDFTTLGSEAACRSAGKLRTEGKEYVVRDGDVMHFLFNV; from the coding sequence TTGAAGTGCGGAATCGTCGGGCTGCCCAATGTGGGCAAGAGCACCTTGTTCAACTGCCTGAGCAACGCGAAGGCGCAGGCGGCCAATTTCCCCTTCTGCACCATCGAGCCCAACGTGGGCACCATCACCGTGCCCGATGCGCGCCTCAGCAAACTCGCCGAGTTGGTGAAGCCGCAGCGCGTGGTGCCCACCACGGTGGAGATCGTGGACATCGCCGGACTGGTGAAGGGCGCGAGCAAAGGGGAGGGGCTGGGCAATCAGTTCCTCGGCAATATCCGCGAGTGCGATGCCATCCTGCACGTGCTCCGCTGCTTCGACGACCCCAACGTGGTTCACGTGGATGGCAGCGTGGATCCCGTGCGCGACAAGGAGGTGATCGACATCGAGCTGCAGCTCAAGGACCTGGAGACCGTTGAGGCGCGGATCAAGAAGGTGGAGAAGCAGGCATCCATCGGGGAGAAAGAGGCCAAGCGCCGCTTCGACCTCCTGACACGCATCCGGACCGCGCTGCTCAAAGGAGAGAGCGCACGCACGGCCATCACCGCGAACGACGACCCCGCGCTGCTCAATGAGTTCCAGTTGCTCACCGCCAAGCCCGTGATGTACGTGTGCAACGTGGATGAGAAGAGCGCCGTGAAGGGCAATGAGCATGTGGAGCGGGTGAGAGCTGCCGTAGCGGGCGAGAACGCGGAAGTGATCTTCGTGACAGCGGCCATCGAGGCGGAGATCGCCAGCTTGGAGACCCCCGAAGAGCGAGAGATGTTCCTCAAGGACATCGGCTTGGAAGAGCCGGGCGTGAACAAGCTGATCCACGCCGCCTACCATCTGCTGAAACTCCAGACCTACTTCACCGCTGGTGTGCAAGAGGTGCGGGCATGGACCATTCACCAAGGTGATACCGGACCACAGGCTGCAGGCGTGATCCACAGCGATTTCGAGAAGGGATACATCCGCGCTGAAGTGATCGGCTACGACGACTTCACCACGCTTGGCAGCGAGGCCGCCTGCCGCTCAGCCGGTAAACTGCGGACGGAAGGCAAAGAGTACGTCGTGCGCGATGGCGACGTCATGCACTTCCTCTTCAACGTGTGA
- the plsY gene encoding glycerol-3-phosphate 1-O-acyltransferase PlsY, with protein sequence MDFPWVYGAFAMFLAYLCGSIPTSVWWGRAFFGIDVREHGSRNAGATNTFRVLGPRAALPVLLIDVLKGFVPVRVLPNFTELQPDTAPWMWFRVALVIATVLGHLYPVFAGFRGGKGVATSLGGVLAVHPGAAGVCVAVFAIVFLASRYVSLSSLVAALAFPLAVALVWDEESRIKVGFAIVLCAMVFYTHRENIGRLLRGEENRLSLAGKSSGTQ encoded by the coding sequence ATGGACTTTCCATGGGTGTACGGAGCGTTCGCCATGTTTCTGGCCTATCTCTGCGGAAGCATCCCTACCAGCGTTTGGTGGGGGCGCGCCTTCTTCGGCATTGATGTGCGCGAGCACGGCAGCCGCAATGCCGGCGCCACCAACACCTTCCGCGTGCTCGGTCCACGGGCAGCATTACCGGTGCTGCTCATCGATGTGCTCAAGGGCTTCGTTCCGGTCCGCGTGCTTCCCAATTTCACGGAATTGCAGCCCGATACGGCACCGTGGATGTGGTTCCGAGTGGCCCTGGTGATCGCCACGGTGCTCGGCCATCTCTATCCCGTGTTCGCGGGCTTCCGCGGAGGCAAGGGCGTGGCCACCAGTTTGGGCGGGGTGCTTGCGGTGCATCCTGGTGCGGCTGGGGTGTGCGTGGCGGTCTTCGCGATCGTCTTCCTCGCATCGCGCTACGTGTCGCTGAGCTCCTTGGTCGCCGCATTGGCCTTCCCGCTGGCGGTCGCCTTGGTTTGGGATGAGGAGAGCCGCATCAAGGTGGGCTTCGCCATCGTGCTTTGCGCCATGGTCTTCTACACGCACCGCGAGAACATCGGCCGCTTGCTGCGCGGCGAGGAGAACCGCCTGAGCCTCGCTGGGAAGAGCAGCGGAACACAGTGA
- a CDS encoding arginine decarboxylase, whose protein sequence is MKTRYVDLIEQTFDFPKDEFKLDGENLIWNDLPLVDLLKKHGTPLRITYLPKIGEKIEMARSSFAKAFAAHDYQGKYEYFYCTKSNHFHYVIDQVLKKGVNLETSSAYDLEMIELLIERGRITKDSTILCNGFKDERYIKGIGRLANRGFKVVPIIDNMGEIYALDEVIEGHCDIGIRIAAEEAPKFEFYTSRLGIGYKDIIPFYMRNISKQKKFRLKLMHFFINTGITDTAYYWNELSKCVNVYCDLWKLCRTLDTLDIGGGLPIKNSLNFSFDTDYMIGEIVGRIKDVCEENKVQEPNIFSEFGSFTVSDSGATFFSIVYQKKQNEKERWDMIDGSFMTTLPDTWAISKRFIMLPVNNWHDEYERVFLGGMTCDSDDYYNSEQHVNAIYLPKYNEEKKQYIGYFNTGAYQDTLGGFGGIQHCLIPKPKHVLIDRLPDGTLVDSVFAEQQSAERMLQLLGYLPVEEAVKHAGA, encoded by the coding sequence ATGAAGACCCGCTACGTCGACCTCATCGAGCAGACCTTCGACTTCCCGAAGGACGAATTCAAGCTCGACGGCGAGAACCTAATCTGGAACGACCTGCCGCTGGTTGACCTGCTGAAGAAGCACGGCACCCCGCTGCGGATCACCTACCTGCCCAAGATCGGCGAGAAGATCGAGATGGCGCGGAGCAGCTTCGCCAAGGCCTTCGCCGCGCACGACTACCAAGGGAAGTACGAGTACTTCTACTGCACCAAGAGCAACCACTTCCACTACGTCATCGACCAGGTTCTGAAGAAGGGCGTGAACCTGGAGACCAGCAGCGCCTACGACCTGGAGATGATCGAGCTGCTCATCGAGCGGGGCCGCATCACCAAGGACAGCACCATCCTCTGCAACGGCTTCAAGGACGAGCGCTACATCAAGGGCATCGGCCGCCTGGCCAACCGCGGATTCAAGGTGGTGCCCATCATCGACAACATGGGCGAGATCTACGCCCTGGACGAGGTGATCGAGGGCCACTGCGACATCGGCATCCGCATCGCCGCCGAGGAAGCGCCCAAGTTCGAGTTCTACACCAGCCGCCTGGGGATCGGCTACAAGGACATCATCCCCTTCTACATGCGCAACATCAGCAAGCAGAAGAAATTCCGCTTGAAGCTGATGCACTTCTTCATCAACACCGGCATCACCGACACCGCCTACTACTGGAACGAGCTGAGCAAGTGCGTGAACGTGTACTGCGACCTCTGGAAGCTCTGCCGCACGCTGGACACGCTCGACATCGGCGGCGGACTGCCCATCAAGAACAGCCTCAACTTCAGCTTCGATACCGACTACATGATCGGCGAGATCGTGGGCCGCATCAAGGATGTGTGCGAGGAGAACAAGGTGCAGGAGCCCAACATCTTCAGCGAGTTCGGCAGCTTCACCGTGAGCGACAGCGGCGCCACCTTCTTCAGCATCGTCTATCAGAAGAAGCAGAACGAGAAGGAGCGCTGGGACATGATCGACGGCAGCTTCATGACCACCCTGCCCGACACCTGGGCCATCAGCAAGCGCTTCATCATGCTGCCCGTGAACAACTGGCACGACGAGTACGAGCGCGTCTTCCTCGGCGGCATGACCTGCGACAGCGACGACTACTACAACAGCGAGCAGCACGTCAACGCGATCTACCTGCCCAAGTACAACGAGGAGAAGAAACAGTACATCGGCTACTTCAACACCGGCGCCTACCAAGACACCTTGGGCGGATTCGGCGGAATCCAGCACTGCCTCATCCCCAAGCCCAAGCACGTGCTCATCGACCGCCTGCCTGATGGCACACTTGTCGATTCCGTCTTCGCTGAGCAACAGAGCGCTGAGCGCATGCTTCAGCTCTTGGGCTACCTGCCGGTGGAAGAGGCTGTCAAGCACGCAGGCGCTTAA
- a CDS encoding T9SS type A sorting domain-containing protein, producing MIILPVEMLWMEAACDKGKPLLTWATATEQDNSHFVIERSSDAEQWEEAGRVAGAGHSQQVTEYAWRDDAPLPFSTVYYRLRQVDLDGREEVLAALPLEACGRAGVELIVLPNPTDGPVEVRWNAQEEASSIRELRVLDAHGRVLLSERVNGDASRATMDLSGLAAGVYSVIGTGTAGAQVSSTRVIRR from the coding sequence ATGATCATCCTGCCGGTGGAGATGCTCTGGATGGAAGCCGCCTGCGACAAGGGCAAACCCTTGCTCACCTGGGCCACCGCCACCGAGCAGGACAATTCGCACTTCGTGATCGAGCGCAGCAGTGATGCGGAGCAGTGGGAGGAAGCCGGGCGCGTGGCGGGTGCTGGCCACAGCCAGCAGGTGACCGAGTACGCGTGGCGCGATGACGCCCCCCTCCCCTTCTCCACCGTGTACTACCGCTTGCGGCAGGTGGACCTCGATGGCCGCGAGGAGGTGTTGGCAGCGCTGCCGCTGGAAGCCTGCGGCCGTGCGGGCGTGGAACTGATCGTGCTGCCCAACCCCACCGATGGCCCCGTGGAAGTGCGATGGAACGCGCAGGAGGAAGCATCAAGCATCCGCGAGCTGCGCGTGCTGGATGCGCACGGGCGCGTGCTCCTCAGCGAGCGCGTGAACGGCGATGCCTCGCGGGCCACGATGGACCTAAGCGGGTTGGCGGCCGGGGTGTACTCCGTCATCGGCACCGGGACTGCGGGCGCGCAGGTGAGCAGCACGCGCGTGATAAGAAGATGA
- a CDS encoding SUMF1/EgtB/PvdO family nonheme iron enzyme → MRSNNLQVGPATLVDADPNDGSAQVQFDIGWENSWRVSTAPNNWDAAWVFLKFRAGMSDPVLSNVNSAGNVITVASTSGLRPGMPVHVVGGTGAFPMFTQVLAVTSTTTFTTTSFPTMALSNATVRAVRVWEHAQLGPNGTHLAPPGATISVGCAEVGPPYSSTNPGVGVFIHRSADGTGTFTASGCALTWMLGGQGIVIGTPLELCVHALEMVLVPTGSYYVGGAGTNAFRNGSGGSTPRHITSEAYIVYATAFNVTLSYGGAGLQTDFGGGFPKGYEAFYSMKYEVAQGEYAAFLNKLTREQQAAMVTTNIGLGTFAVVNRYVMTNTAAMMNRSAIRCPAIMDPLLPVTFVCDADGDGIGNEMDDGEWTAANYLNAPSALAYLDWCALRPMSEMEFEKACRGPTFPIAGDYAWGGNTASIVFPTAQAGAFTATESVDDPANTSYGSLAPIAGPFRNGMFAEPSASRASAGASYYGILDLSGNVAEYTFSASYLSLWSLRILHGDGLLAPNGAMNVLSWPPDGFYGIGLRGGSWSSIAQYQRVSDRTMAAVVNTLRYADSGTRGVRRAIP, encoded by the coding sequence GTGCGTTCCAACAACCTCCAAGTAGGTCCAGCCACTCTCGTTGATGCCGATCCGAACGATGGTTCCGCCCAGGTGCAGTTCGATATCGGCTGGGAGAACAGTTGGCGGGTGAGCACGGCGCCGAACAACTGGGACGCCGCATGGGTCTTCTTGAAGTTCAGGGCCGGGATGTCCGATCCGGTCCTTTCCAACGTGAACAGCGCCGGCAATGTGATCACGGTCGCCAGCACATCGGGCCTTAGACCCGGCATGCCTGTGCATGTGGTGGGGGGAACGGGCGCCTTCCCAATGTTCACCCAGGTCCTCGCGGTCACCTCCACCACCACCTTCACCACCACTTCCTTCCCGACGATGGCGCTGAGCAATGCCACGGTCCGCGCCGTGCGTGTGTGGGAACATGCCCAACTGGGGCCGAACGGCACCCATCTGGCCCCACCCGGCGCGACCATCAGCGTCGGGTGTGCCGAGGTCGGACCGCCCTATTCATCCACCAATCCTGGAGTGGGCGTGTTCATCCATCGTTCTGCGGACGGGACGGGCACATTCACGGCATCCGGTTGCGCGCTCACCTGGATGCTGGGCGGTCAGGGGATCGTGATCGGTACACCATTGGAACTCTGCGTGCATGCCCTTGAGATGGTGCTCGTTCCCACAGGCAGCTACTACGTTGGTGGCGCGGGCACCAACGCCTTCCGGAACGGCTCCGGCGGCTCTACCCCACGACATATCACTTCAGAGGCCTACATCGTTTACGCAACTGCCTTCAATGTGACCTTGTCCTATGGAGGTGCAGGTCTTCAAACTGACTTTGGCGGAGGCTTCCCGAAAGGCTATGAGGCGTTCTACTCCATGAAGTACGAAGTTGCGCAAGGGGAGTATGCGGCCTTCTTGAACAAGCTGACCCGTGAACAGCAGGCGGCCATGGTCACCACGAACATCGGGTTAGGCACGTTCGCGGTGGTGAACAGGTACGTGATGACCAACACGGCCGCGATGATGAACCGATCCGCGATCCGATGCCCGGCCATCATGGATCCGCTCTTGCCTGTGACTTTCGTGTGCGATGCCGACGGCGATGGGATCGGCAATGAGATGGATGATGGTGAATGGACCGCTGCCAACTATCTGAACGCACCGAGCGCGCTGGCCTACTTGGACTGGTGCGCGCTGCGTCCGATGTCGGAGATGGAGTTTGAGAAGGCTTGCCGAGGCCCTACGTTTCCCATCGCCGGCGACTATGCGTGGGGCGGCAATACGGCATCCATCGTATTCCCAACCGCACAAGCAGGCGCATTCACGGCCACCGAATCAGTTGACGATCCAGCGAACACCAGTTACGGCTCACTCGCACCTATCGCAGGACCATTCCGCAACGGCATGTTCGCCGAACCAAGTGCAAGCCGAGCTTCCGCCGGTGCGTCCTACTATGGCATCCTTGACCTGAGCGGAAATGTCGCAGAGTACACCTTCTCTGCCAGCTACCTTTCGTTGTGGAGCCTGAGAATCCTGCACGGCGATGGTTTGCTCGCCCCGAACGGCGCCATGAACGTGTTGAGTTGGCCGCCAGATGGTTTCTACGGAATCGGTCTAAGGGGCGGGAGTTGGTCGTCCATCGCACAATACCAGCGGGTCTCGGACCGCACCATGGCCGCAGTCGTAAATACGCTTCGCTATGCCGACAGCGGTACACGAGGGGTGCGCCGCGCAATTCCTTGA